DNA from Longimicrobiales bacterium:
GATCATCAAGTCGACCGGCTTCTTTCGCAACAAGGCGAAGAGCCTGCTCGGCATGGCCAACGCCGTGGTGGACCGGCACGATGGTCGCATCCCCGAGGAAATGGACGAGCTGGTGCGCCTGCCCGGTGTCGGTCGCAAGACGGCGAACGTGGTGCTCGGCAACGCGTTTCGCCGCAACGAGGGCGTGGTCGTCGATACGCACGTGACGCGCGTGTCGAACCGGCTCGGCCTGACGAAGAACACGGACGCGGTGAAGATCGAGAACGACCTGATCCCGCTCGTGCCGCGCGAGGAGTGGACCGACGTGTCGCACCTGTTCATCTACCATGGCCGCGCGATCTGCAAGGCCCCGACACCGCGCTGCGAGGAGTGCATGCTGACCGACATCTGCCCCAGCTCGCGCGTGTGAGCGCGTCGTGAGCACGGACTCAGCGGCGCGCAACGCGCTGGCCGGCGAGGCGAGCCCGTTCCTGCAGCATGGCGCCACGCAGCCCGTCGACTGGATGCCGTGGGGGAGGGAAGCGTTCGAGCGAGCGCGCGCCGAGGACCGGCCGGTCCTGCTCGACATCGGCGCCGTGTGGTGCCACTGGTGTCACGTCATGGACGCGGAGAGCTACGACGATCCGGAAACGGCAGCGCTGATCAACGAGCATTTCATCGCGATCAAGGTCGATCGCGACGAGCGGCCCGATGTCGATGCTCGCTACCAGCGTGCCGTGCAGCTCATGACGGGTCAGGGCGGCTGGCCGCTCACGGCGTTCCTCACTCCCGACGGTGACGTCTTCTACGGCGGCACCTACTTCCCGCCGCGCGACAGCCACGGCAGACCTTCCATGAAGCGCGTGCTCACGGAGCTGGCGCGCCTCTGGCGCGAGGACCGCCAGCGCGCGCTGGAATCGATGATGTCAGTGCGCGAGAACCTGGCGCGCGTCGCGGAAGCGGAGTCGCAGCCCGGCGAGCTGGATCCCGCAGTGCTCGAGCACACGCTCGAAGAGCTGGCACAGTCGTTCGATTTTCGAAACGGCGGCTTCGGCCGTGCGCCCAAGTTTCCGAACGCGCCCGCGCTGGAGCTGCTGCTCGATCACGCTGTCGAGAACGACATTGCCTGGGCGCAGCGCGTGGTGGTCGAGACGATGCACGCGATGGCGCGCGGCGGGATCTTCGACCAGCTCGGCGGCGGGTTTCACCGGTATGCGACGGACGCGCGCTGGCTCGTGCCGCACTTCGAGAAGATGGCCTACGACAATGGCCCGCTGCTGAGCGTGTACGCGCGCGCGGCCGAGGCGCTGTCGGACCCGGAGCTGCGCATGACGGCCGAAGGCATCATCGCGCACTACCTCGACGTGGCCCCCGTGCTGCGCGACGAGGGCGGCTTTCCGGCGTCGCAGGATGCCGACTACGGCTTCGACAACGACGGCGACTACTGGACGTGGACGCGTGAGGAGGTGCGCAACGCGCTCGGCGGAGACGAGCTGCTCGTGCGTGCGGCCGTCCTCGCGTACGGGCTCGACGACGCGGGCTCCAGCATGCACCTGGATCCGAGCCGTCACGTGCTCTTCCGCGCGGCGGATGCGGACGCAGTGGCGCGCACGCTGGAGATCGACGTCGCCGAAGCGAAGCAGACGCTGGAGGAGGTGCGTGGCCGGCTGAAGCAGGTGCGCGACGCGCGGCCGCGGCCGTTCGTCGACGAGACGCTGTATGCCGACTGGGTCTCGCTCGTGGCATCCGGGCACATCGCCGCGGCGCGCTGGATCGGCGACGATGACGCCGGTGCGGCTGCACTGCGCGCGCTCCACCGCGTGTTCGGCACGGGGTTCGACGATGGCATCGGGCTGCGCCACCGCGTGGGAGACACCGGATCCGGCCCGCTGCTGGACGACCAGGCGCACGGGCTGCTCGCCTGCCTCGACGCGTTCGAGTACACCCAGGACGCGCAGTGGCTGATGCGTGCCCGTGCGCTCGCGGACGTGCTGCTCGATCGGTTCCGCGATGAGCGGACCGGCGCGTTCCGCGACCGGCCGGCGGACGCCGCGGCAGATGTGGACGTGCTGGATCAGCCGGTGCTGCCCATCGCCGATTCACCGACTCCCGCCGGCAACTCGAGCGCGGCCCTCGCACTGCTGCGCCTGCACGCGCTGACGCAGGAGAAGCGCTATGCGGATGTCGCGCATGCCGCACTGCGTGCCTTTGCCGGTGCTGCGCAGCGACTCGGCGGCTCGGCCTCGACCTACGCGCGAGCTCTGGCCTGGGTCGTTCTGCCCGTGACCAGCGTGGTGATCGTCGACAGCGGCGATGCGCAGGGCGACGCCCTGTTCAGTGCAGCGCTGCGCTCGACACGACCGCGCACCGTGCTCCGCCGGATCCGGCCGGGTGAGGTCGAACCGGCAGCGCTGCCGCCGGAGCTGCGCGCAATGGTTACGGGTGAGGCGCCGCGAGCCTACGTCTGTGCCGGTCGTACGTGCGCGGCGCCCGTCAGCGAGCCGGCGGCGCTCATCGACGTGCTGCATACACTCCGCGGCTGAGTCACCGTTGCGCCCGCTGCGCGGGCGCCGCATGATCAGCAGCTCACGCATATCTCCCGAGAGGTCGCGATGCCGACACGCGAAGACGCACTCGCGCTGCTGCACGAGTGGGTGGACAATGAAGGGCTGATCAACCACATGAAGGCAGTGGAGGCCGCCGTGCGGCAGTACGCGCGCGAGCTGGGCGAAGACGAGGAGACCTGGGGACTCGCAGGGCTGCTGCACGATCTGGACTGGGAGAAGTACCCGGACGAGCACCCGCTCCGCGCCGTCGACGAGCTGCGTGCGCGCGGCTATCCCGAGGAAGTGCTGCAGGCGATCCTCGCACACCGCAGCGACTTCACCAGCGTGCAGCCCGAGTCGAAGCTGGACCGGGTGCTCGTGGCCTGCGATGAGCTGACGGGCCTGGTCAACGCAACCGCACTCGTGCGGCCGACCGGCATCGACGACCTGACGCCGAAGTCGGTGAAGAAGAAGATGAAGGACAAGGCCTTTGCCGCCGGCGTGGATCGCGAGGACGTGCGGCGCGGCGCGGAGCTGCTGGGCGTCGAGCTGGACGAGCACATCGCGAAGGTGATCGCGGCAATGCAGGAGATCGCGGAGGAGCTGGGGCTCCGGAAAAGTCCCGCCGCGGAGCAGTCACCAGGACCGATCTGACCACCCCTGCCCGGCAGCGCGACCCGGCGCTTCCAGGCGCCGGAGCTCGGCGGCCGCGTCAGGGCGGCGGCAGCGCCGGAACGCGATGTTGGACCCAGCAGCCTGCCCCAGCCCACCCGCTCCCACCGCCGTGCTCAGCCCACCCGCTCCCACGGGCTGCCCAGCCCACCCGTTCCAACGGCCGGTCCAGCCTGAACCGACGCCGGACTGACCTGATCACTCATCGCTGACCGCGCTGCTCGCCGCTCGCCCGGGGGTTCCGTGACAGCCCTTGCGCGCGTTGGGCGCCTCCCCGATCTTCGGTTGATAATGAGTCTCAACCTCAATCCAGGTACCATGATTCGTCGGAATATCTGCAGCATCGCCTGCGCCTGCGGCCTGATTGCGGCCGCACAGCCCGCCGGGGCGCAATCGAACGAGGTCACCATGTCGGGCACGGTTCGCACGGCGGAGGGATCGCCGGTGGCGGCCGCGTTCGTGTCCGTGTCCGGCGTGGCCGAGCGCAGTGCCGAGACGAACGCCGCCGGCGTGTTCCGCCTGCGTGTACCACCGGGGCAGTACACGTTGCGTATCGAGGCGGTGGGGTTTGGCGCGTCGACGCGCCCGGTGGACGTACCCGCGGCGGGGCTGCGGTTGGACGTCGTGCTCGAGGCGTCTGCCTACGCGCTTGCGCCGTTACAGGTGGTCGCTGCGACACGGACCGGCACCAGCGCGGCGACCCTGCCGATCAAGGTGGAAGTGATCGACAGAGCCGAGATCGGCGTGCAGCAGACGCTGAGCTCGAACCCGACGGAAATGCTGTCGAACCTGATCCCGAGTTTTTCGCCTGCGCGGCAGAAACTGAGCACGGCGGGCGAGAGCTTCCGGGGTCGGCGTCCGCTGTTCCTGATCGATGGTGTGCCGCAGTCGAATCCGCTCCGTGATGGGCGACGGGACGGGTTCACGATCGACACCGAGGTGATCGAGCGGGTGGAGGTCGTGTTCGGTGCGAACGCGATCCAGGGGCTGGGCGCGACCGGTGGCATCATCAACTATGTGACGGTGCGTCCGCCGCTGTCGGGAGCACTGGAGCAGAGAGCGTCGCTCGCAGCGACGAGCGGTGACGCGTGGGACGGCGATGGTCTCGGCTGGCGCGCGCACTATTCGGCGGCAAAGCGCGTTGGTGAGCTGGACGTGCTGGGCGCGGTCAGTTACGAGCAGCGAGGGCTGCAGTACGACGCCGAGGGTCGGCCGATCGGGGTGGACAACGTGCAGGGCGACGTGGCGGACTCGCGCGCCTACAACGTGCTTGGAAAGTTCGGGTGGCAGCCGGCCGCGGGGCAGCGCCTGCAATTGATGGTGAATGATTTCAGGCTGAAGCAGGACGGCAACTTCGAGACGGTGGCGGGCGACCGGTCGGCGGGCATCCCGGCGGTGGCGGTCGAGGGCAACCCCGAAGGCGTCGAGCCGATCAACGATGTCACGACGGTGGCGCTGGACTACGAGAACTCGGGATTTGCCGGCGGCTCGCTTTCGGCCAAGGCGTACTACCAGGACTTCGCCGCCCTGTATGGAGGTGGTCGTTTCGACAGCTTCCAGGATCCGGCCATCGCACCGGTGGGCGAGCTGTTCGACCAGTCGGAGAACAACTCGGAAAAGCTGGGAGCACGGCTTACGTATGCGCGCTCGCGCGTGGCGGACACGCGACTCGATGTGATTGCGGGATTCGACGTCCTGCGCGATCGCACGTATCAGCGGCTGGTGCACACGGACCGCAACTGGGTGCCCGAGACGAACTTCGTCAACTATGCACCCTTCGTGCAGCTGGATCTGCAGGCCCACGAGTGGGTGTCGCTCTCGGCTGGCGCGCGCTGGGAGATCGCGCAGCTCGACGTCGACGACTTCACGACGCTTGCGGGCAACCGCGACGACTTCCAGCGCATCGAGGTTGCGGGCGGCAGCCCCAGCTTCGACGAGCCGCTCTTCAATGTCGGTGCGGTGGTGACGCCGCTGCCGGAGCTGCGGGTCTACGGAACGCTGTCGCAGGCGTACACGATGCCGGATGTCGGTCGTGTGCTGCGTGGCGTTTCGGAACCGGGCACGGCGGTCGCTGATTTCCTCGCGCTGGAGCCGATCAAGACGGACAACCGCGAGGTCGGCGCAGCGCTGGGCAGCCGGATGGGCCGCATCGGTGTGACCTACTTCGAATCGGAGTCGGATTACGGCTACCGGCTCGTGCCCAACACGGATGGGATCTTCCAGGTGATGCGGGAGCCCACGCGCACGAGCGGCTGGGAGGCGAACGTCGGCGTCGATCCGCTCCGCCACCTTTCGCTCACGGCCGCATACTCGCGCCTGGACGGCAGCTACGACGGGGACGGTGACGGCGAGCTGGAATCCGACCTGGGCGCCGCCGACATCGGCCCGGACCGCCTCAACCTGACGGCGGACATCAACCGCAGCGGGCGCGTGCGCGGCCGGCTGCAGAGCTTCACGTACTTCGACGAGACGTTCCGCGACGGCACGGGCGCCGAGACCGCACGCTTCGACGGCTACACTACGCTGGACGGCTCGGTCGCGGCGGACGTCGGCATCTCCACGGTCACGCTGTCCGTCTCGAACCTGTTCGACGAACAGTACATCACGTACTTCGGGCAGGCCGCGACCAACCTCGCCGATCGCTACTTCGCCGGCCGTGGGCGGACGCTCACGCTGCGTGTGGACACGAGGTTCTGAGTCGCGCGATGCGGCGGCTGCTGCGCGCCATCCACGTCTACGCGGGCCTGATCCTGTCACTGCTGCTGTTCGTGCTGGCGGTGACAGGGAGCGCGCTCGTCTACAAGGAGGCGTACTGGCGCCTCGTGTATCCGGAGCTGCGTGCGCCGGCGCTCGAACTGGACGCGGCGCACCACGCGCGCGGAGTGGCCACGGCGCGCGCGCGTTTCGGTGACGAGCTGCGCTCGATCAAGCTGCCGGAACCGGGTGTCGGTGGCTATCACCTGTACCTGAACGACGGCGAGGCATTCCTCTCGGCAGCGGACTTCAGCCTGATCGATGCGTGGCGCACGGGCGAGCGGTCGATGAGCCTGCTGTTCGACCTGCACGCGCACCTGATGGCGGGTGACGCCGGCGAGCGTGTTGGCGGCGTCATCGGCCTGCTCGGCGTCGTGATGGCGCTGACCGGGCTCGTGCTCTGGTGGCCCGCGCGGCGTCGGTTCTCGCTGGCCGGGCTCATCCCGCGCGACGTTTCGCGACGCACGCTGCTGGTCTGGCACCGCGACATGGGCATGGTCGCGACACCGCTGCTGCTGGTCCTGCTGCTCACGGGCAGCGGGCTGGTCTTCTACGACACGGCGCTGGCCATGCTGCGCGGTGTGTTCGGTCGTGAGGCGGATACCAGTGCGGCGCCGGCGATCGCGCCGCACGCATCAGCCGGGGCTGTCACTGCCGCCATGATCGAACGGGTGGGATCCGCACTGCCGGATGCGCGCATCGTCTTCTACTATCCGCCGGCGGGTGAGGGCGCGGGCGTACACGCGTTCCGGCTCAAGCGACCCTGCGAGCTGCACCCCAACGGCCGTTCGTACGTCGATCTCGATGGCAGGGGCCAGGTGATGCGCGTGGTCGACGCATGCGCCCAGGCGAACGGCGACCGTGCCGCGCACGCGATGTACCCGCTTCACGCCGGCAAGACCCCGAGTGCCATGTACAAACTCGCAGTGTTCCTGGGCGGCGTCGTGCTCGCGCTCCTCTCGGCCTCGGGTGTGATCACGTATGCGGCAAAGCTGCGACCGCGCCGCAGCCGGCGTGCGCACGCAGCTGCCACGGGTTAGGACGCAAACGCGCTGCAGAACGAAACGGCGGCCGGGCTCGATGCCCGGCCGCCGTCGCACGTTGCGAACCGGTCGACCTCTACAGATTCCCGCGGCCGTTCACCCCGGCATTCGCACCCACGGAGATCAGCCCGCGTGCCCGCAGGGACGCTGCCGCTTCCGCGCGCAGGTTGACCAGCGCTTCCGGCGCTCCTGACAGCGCCCCGTTCAGCCGCGCGCTTGCGGCGCCCTCGTCGTAGCCAAGCCGGACCAGATCCGCCAGCACGGCCGTCGCGACCGCGCGCCGCTCGGCAGGCGCATCGCGCGTGACCTGGATGAGTGCGCGCTCGCTCACCCCTGCGCTGAGTGCTTCGGATGCAACGAGCAGCTCACCGCTCGATGCAGCGGCCAGGCCGGCCTGCTGCAAAGCGGTCTGTGCGCGGGTGAGGCCCTGGAGCCGTGCCTCGACGGCGGCGGCGATGCGCTCCATGGGGATGCCCTTTGCCTTGCCCTCGCTCACCTTGCTCTCGAGCAGCGACGTCGGGATGCCGGCTTCCAGTGCGGTCTCCATCGCTGCGTCGATGCGTGCCTGCGGTGCTGTGACCTGCGCGCTCGCCGATGCTGCAGCGGATCCCGTCGTGCTCTGCGCACTGGCCGCGGCCGGCGTGAGTGCGAGCATGAGGATGAATGCGTTGCGCTTCATGTTGTCGGCTCCATCAGAGGTTGCTGTATCGTCTTCATGTAAGTGACGACTGGCGTCACCCGGATTGTCACATCGCCTCGACGCGTTCGTCGCGGAACATCGAGCGCAGCTCGTCGCGTGCACGCTGCACGCGCATCTTCACGGCGCTCGGCGAGGAGTGCGTGATGCTCGCGATCTCGTCGTACGTGTAGCCGGCCTCGTGCTTCAGGAGAAACGCCTCGCGAAGCAGCGGCGAAAGTGCATCGAGCGCGCTGTCGATCTCGTGACGCAGCTCCGGTCCGGCCGTCGCGCGTGCTGCAGCATCTGCGGCCGGTGTTTCGTCCAGGCGCAGCACGCGCTGGCGCACGTTCTTCAGGTGGTCCAGGCAGAGATTGCGCAGGATGCGCAGCAGCCAGCCCTCGAACCGCTCCGGCTCCCGGCATTCACCCAGCGCGGTGTACGCTTTGACGAAGCAGTCCTGCGCCATGTCCTGCGCGGTGTCGGGATCGAGACCCATGCCGCGCGCGTAGCGGTACAGCAGCCCGCGGTGGCGCTCGACGAGCGGTGCGTACGCCTCCCTGTCACCGCGCAGCACGCGCCTGATCAGCGCCGCATCGTCGCCTGCGTGACGGCCGATCATGATTCGCCTCCGACGACCAGCAGGGCGACGAACCCGCCCATGCCGTCGTCCCGACGGCCGGGCGTGGACGGTGGCACGAACCACGTGCCGTTCCCGTCCACGAACGCATACTCGTAGACACCCGGCGCGAGAGCCGCCTGGTACGACCACGTGTCGCCATCGCGCGTCATCGGCACCGGTTGCCAGTCGGTGAAATCGCCAGCGATCCGTGGTACGCCACGCGCACTCGATGCAGGAAGCGCGATCGTCGCCACCCCCCGCTCGTACGACGCCGGAACGGGTGCCGCGGTCGACGGGACGTCACCCAGGCGCACGCGCACGCCCAGCGTCCACGACCGGCGGGGCGCACTCGCATACAGCGGATCGAAGCTGTCGTCGCGCGCCTGGAGTGCGAGCTCCAGCCGGCGACCCACGGGAACCTGGGCACCCGCAGACCAGGACAGCGGATGGTCCGCCGGCTCGAGCCAGCGGCCGGCCGTTGCCCAGAGCGTGACGGACGGGTGCGCCCACATGAGCGAGCCGCCTGCTAGCGTGTACTCGGTATCATCCGCCCAGTAGCGGCGAGCGGAAGCGCCGACCAGGACCGAACCGGTGGGTCGGCCGGTGAGCTCGATTCCGGCCAGTGCGACGTGACGCGTCAGATCCGTGTCCTCGAGACCGCTTCGGTAGCCGGACCAGCCACCCTGTGCGCGCAGCGTCACCGGCCCGGCGTGGGCTACGGCGAAGGGCAGCGCCTGCAGGGCCACGCCGAAGCCGGTCGCCGTGCCCTCCGTAACCGTCGGCGGCTGCAGGACCCCGCCCGGATGCTCGAGCTGCCGGGTGTAGCGCTGCAGAAATCCCTGGGCGGCGACGTCCACGCCGAGCGTGACCGGGCCGGCATCCGTGTCGAGGCGGCCGCCGGTTTCCGCGGCGCCCCAGAGCGGGTCCTCGGCGCCGGTCGGCACCCCGGCCGACAGGCGGAACCAGCCGGCCGATGCTTCATACGCGACGCCGAGGCCGACACTGGTGGTCGCGGCCGCGCTCTGCTCGCCGAGCCGGAAGTCGAACTGGCCGACGCGCGCCTCGGCGTGCCACTGCGCCGATACAGGCAGTGGCGCCGCTGCCAGGGCGCCAGCGACCAGGGCCATGCGCCACCCCCTCACAGCCCCAGCCCCCCGGTCGCCAGTACGTCGAGCCGGCTGTTCCGGCCGCCGAACCCGTCATCGACGGGCGGCGCAAGCGGATCCACAACCCAGCGGTCGCCGTCGACCACGAACCCGTACTCGTGGACGCCCGCCGAGACAGGCAGCGTGATCGTCCACATCCCGTCGACCGCCTGGTGGAGCGCGTGCTCAGGGCGCCAGTCGGTGAAGTCGCCGGCCAGGTGCACTCGCTGCGCATCCGGGGCATGCAGGCGGAACTGGACGAGCACGACCGGCGCGGGCTCCGCGGGACCGCCCGGGTTCGAGTCAACGGCCACTGGCGGGGTTACCGGCACGGCCGGTCCATCGACGCGCACGGGTCGAACGGCCAGCAGCGTCAGGGCGGCTGCTGCGGCAACGAGCCAGGCCGGCCGGATCGCGAGCTGGAACGTGCGCGGCTGCCAGAGCGCCCGCAGGCCCTGGTGCAGGCGCTCGACGACGGCCGGCTGGGCTGCCGTGTGCGCCGGGAGTTCCCGGACCCGCGCCATTACCGCGGCGGACATCTCCGGAACTGGTTCCGCGCGCAGCCGGCTGAGCGCGTCCCGGACCGCCTCCTCCATCTCGTCCAGCTCGCCCGCCTCCCGGGACGTGAGGCGATCGGCCGGCAGCTCGCCGTCCATTACTTCGTGAATTCGCTGCGCCATCCCGCTCCTCCGTGCCTGCTCGTTGGTTCTCCACAGCAGGGACGAGTGACGTCCGGCAATTGTCACATCGGGGTGATCGTATCCCGGGGAGCCACGCCGACCCTCTTCATGTGCCGTTCCTGCGTCGGGGGGATCATCGCCCGGTCAGGCGGGACTCCAGCTCTTCCACGCGTGTCCGGCTCACCTTGAGCTCGATACCTGAGGTCAGGCGCACGGTGTAGTCACCGCCGCCCGCCCGACGCAGCGTGTCGATGTGATCCAGCCGCACGATCGTGGAGCGGTGGATCCGAAAGAAGACGTCGGGATCGAGGCGTTCCTCCAGCGCCTGCATGCGCTCGCGCACTGCGAAGCGGCCGTCGCTGGTGTGCAGCGTCACGTAGGGCCCCTTCGCGGCGATGAACTCGATCTTCTCGACGGGTACGATGCGGAGCTGGCCGCGCGATTCGACTGCAACGCGCTCGAGGTAGGTCGAGCCCCCGGCGGGACGCGGTGCGCGCCGTTCGGCAGACGTCCCGTGGTCGAGCACGCTGCGCAGACGATCGGCGAGCTGGCCGACCTGCTCGAGCTGCACGATCCGCCGTGCGCGCTGGAACGCCTGTTCGAAACGTTCGTCGTCGAAGGGCTTGACCAGGTAGTCCACGGCGGCGATGTCGAACGCGGCGAGCGCGTACTGATCGTACGCGGTCACGAAGATGGTGTGTGGCATCTGGTCCGGCCCGATCTCGCGCACGACGTCGAGGCCGGAGCGTCCGGGCATGTGGACGTCGAGAAACACGAGGTCGGGGTCGAGCTCGCGGATCTCCTCGATCGCGCCATCGCCGTTCGTCGCCTCGCCCACGACCTCCACGTCCGGTTGCTCGGCCAGCAGCTCGGCGATGCGTGCGCGGGCGAGCGGTTCGTCGTCCACGATCAGCACGCGGATCGGCTGTGGCATGCTCACTCCTCTCCTGTGGCACGGGCGGGAAGCCGCAGGTCAGCCGCCGTGTGAAACGGAAGTCGTACCACCACACGCAGTCCCCCAAGGCTGCCGCGACCGAGCGTCAGCCGCTGCGCGTCGCCATACAGCGCGGCAAGTCGTTCGCGGGTGTTGCGCAGCCCGACGCCCTCCGTGGCGCCAGCGGCCATTCCCTCCCCGTCGTCTTCCACGCCCACCACCAGCTCGTCCCCCTCACGGTGTGCGCTGATTTCGATGTGGCCTTCCCGCGCCGCATCGCCGAGGCCGTGCCGGATCGCGTTTTCCACGAGCGGCTGCAGGAGCAGGGTCGGCACCAGCGCATCCAGCGTTTCCGGGGCCGCCCGCGTTTCGATGACAAGACTTCCCTGGAAACGGATCTGCATGATCTCGAGGTAGCGTCCCGAGAACTCGAGCTCGTCGCGCAACGGGACCTCGGCCTTGCTGCCGCCATCGAGTGAGCGGCGCAACAGCTCGCTGAGCAGCGAGATCATTCGTCGCACACCGCGCGGGTCTGTTGTGACCAGCGCCGACACCGCGTGCAGGGTGTTGAAGAGGAAGTGCGGATCGAGCTGGGACCGCAGGACGGCGAGCCGCGACTCGGCGAGCT
Protein-coding regions in this window:
- a CDS encoding thioredoxin domain-containing protein gives rise to the protein MSTDSAARNALAGEASPFLQHGATQPVDWMPWGREAFERARAEDRPVLLDIGAVWCHWCHVMDAESYDDPETAALINEHFIAIKVDRDERPDVDARYQRAVQLMTGQGGWPLTAFLTPDGDVFYGGTYFPPRDSHGRPSMKRVLTELARLWREDRQRALESMMSVRENLARVAEAESQPGELDPAVLEHTLEELAQSFDFRNGGFGRAPKFPNAPALELLLDHAVENDIAWAQRVVVETMHAMARGGIFDQLGGGFHRYATDARWLVPHFEKMAYDNGPLLSVYARAAEALSDPELRMTAEGIIAHYLDVAPVLRDEGGFPASQDADYGFDNDGDYWTWTREEVRNALGGDELLVRAAVLAYGLDDAGSSMHLDPSRHVLFRAADADAVARTLEIDVAEAKQTLEEVRGRLKQVRDARPRPFVDETLYADWVSLVASGHIAAARWIGDDDAGAAALRALHRVFGTGFDDGIGLRHRVGDTGSGPLLDDQAHGLLACLDAFEYTQDAQWLMRARALADVLLDRFRDERTGAFRDRPADAAADVDVLDQPVLPIADSPTPAGNSSAALALLRLHALTQEKRYADVAHAALRAFAGAAQRLGGSASTYARALAWVVLPVTSVVIVDSGDAQGDALFSAALRSTRPRTVLRRIRPGEVEPAALPPELRAMVTGEAPRAYVCAGRTCAAPVSEPAALIDVLHTLRG
- a CDS encoding RNA polymerase sigma factor, whose translation is MIGRHAGDDAALIRRVLRGDREAYAPLVERHRGLLYRYARGMGLDPDTAQDMAQDCFVKAYTALGECREPERFEGWLLRILRNLCLDHLKNVRQRVLRLDETPAADAAARATAGPELRHEIDSALDALSPLLREAFLLKHEAGYTYDEIASITHSSPSAVKMRVQRARDELRSMFRDERVEAM
- a CDS encoding PepSY-associated TM helix domain-containing protein, producing the protein MRRLLRAIHVYAGLILSLLLFVLAVTGSALVYKEAYWRLVYPELRAPALELDAAHHARGVATARARFGDELRSIKLPEPGVGGYHLYLNDGEAFLSAADFSLIDAWRTGERSMSLLFDLHAHLMAGDAGERVGGVIGLLGVVMALTGLVLWWPARRRFSLAGLIPRDVSRRTLLVWHRDMGMVATPLLLVLLLTGSGLVFYDTALAMLRGVFGREADTSAAPAIAPHASAGAVTAAMIERVGSALPDARIVFYYPPAGEGAGVHAFRLKRPCELHPNGRSYVDLDGRGQVMRVVDACAQANGDRAAHAMYPLHAGKTPSAMYKLAVFLGGVVLALLSASGVITYAAKLRPRRSRRAHAAATG
- a CDS encoding histidine kinase → MEGGVRGAVNTVHASLTRGEYALIFAFWTLYAVLAATGALLDPRSRFLDAAPYAGQLVLPFAQAYLWALLTPLIFMLVVRVGMGTRPPAERVLLLLAAGLLIAMAVDVVLAVIRMELFPLPRPRRFGPMRIRPLQGLRRLWFLDDFVIFAGVLAAGFARGYSIRLRARQEESARLQAEAARLASQLAESRLAVLRSQLDPHFLFNTLHAVSALVTTDPRGVRRMISLLSELLRRSLDGGSKAEVPLRDELEFSGRYLEIMQIRFQGSLVIETRAAPETLDALVPTLLLQPLVENAIRHGLGDAAREGHIEISAHREGDELVVGVEDDGEGMAAGATEGVGLRNTRERLAALYGDAQRLTLGRGSLGGLRVVVRLPFHTAADLRLPARATGEE
- the nth gene encoding endonuclease III, translated to MAKKQIAKKQSARKSPPRPRSWRESKAARRARVEEILKRLHAAYPDAKCSLDFRNPYELLVATILSAQCTDERVNMVTPVLFRQYPAPEDLAGARQEDVEEIIKSTGFFRNKAKSLLGMANAVVDRHDGRIPEEMDELVRLPGVGRKTANVVLGNAFRRNEGVVVDTHVTRVSNRLGLTKNTDAVKIENDLIPLVPREEWTDVSHLFIYHGRAICKAPTPRCEECMLTDICPSSRV
- a CDS encoding glycogen-binding domain-containing protein; its protein translation is MAQRIHEVMDGELPADRLTSREAGELDEMEEAVRDALSRLRAEPVPEMSAAVMARVRELPAHTAAQPAVVERLHQGLRALWQPRTFQLAIRPAWLVAAAAALTLLAVRPVRVDGPAVPVTPPVAVDSNPGGPAEPAPVVLVQFRLHAPDAQRVHLAGDFTDWRPEHALHQAVDGMWTITLPVSAGVHEYGFVVDGDRWVVDPLAPPVDDGFGGRNSRLDVLATGGLGL
- a CDS encoding HD domain-containing protein, translating into MPTREDALALLHEWVDNEGLINHMKAVEAAVRQYARELGEDEETWGLAGLLHDLDWEKYPDEHPLRAVDELRARGYPEEVLQAILAHRSDFTSVQPESKLDRVLVACDELTGLVNATALVRPTGIDDLTPKSVKKKMKDKAFAAGVDREDVRRGAELLGVELDEHIAKVIAAMQEIAEELGLRKSPAAEQSPGPI
- a CDS encoding TonB-dependent receptor; its protein translation is MSGTVRTAEGSPVAAAFVSVSGVAERSAETNAAGVFRLRVPPGQYTLRIEAVGFGASTRPVDVPAAGLRLDVVLEASAYALAPLQVVAATRTGTSAATLPIKVEVIDRAEIGVQQTLSSNPTEMLSNLIPSFSPARQKLSTAGESFRGRRPLFLIDGVPQSNPLRDGRRDGFTIDTEVIERVEVVFGANAIQGLGATGGIINYVTVRPPLSGALEQRASLAATSGDAWDGDGLGWRAHYSAAKRVGELDVLGAVSYEQRGLQYDAEGRPIGVDNVQGDVADSRAYNVLGKFGWQPAAGQRLQLMVNDFRLKQDGNFETVAGDRSAGIPAVAVEGNPEGVEPINDVTTVALDYENSGFAGGSLSAKAYYQDFAALYGGGRFDSFQDPAIAPVGELFDQSENNSEKLGARLTYARSRVADTRLDVIAGFDVLRDRTYQRLVHTDRNWVPETNFVNYAPFVQLDLQAHEWVSLSAGARWEIAQLDVDDFTTLAGNRDDFQRIEVAGGSPSFDEPLFNVGAVVTPLPELRVYGTLSQAYTMPDVGRVLRGVSEPGTAVADFLALEPIKTDNREVGAALGSRMGRIGVTYFESESDYGYRLVPNTDGIFQVMREPTRTSGWEANVGVDPLRHLSLTAAYSRLDGSYDGDGDGELESDLGAADIGPDRLNLTADINRSGRVRGRLQSFTYFDETFRDGTGAETARFDGYTTLDGSVAADVGISTVTLSVSNLFDEQYITYFGQAATNLADRYFAGRGRTLTLRVDTRF
- a CDS encoding glycogen-binding domain-containing protein, with protein sequence MALVAGALAAAPLPVSAQWHAEARVGQFDFRLGEQSAAATTSVGLGVAYEASAGWFRLSAGVPTGAEDPLWGAAETGGRLDTDAGPVTLGVDVAAQGFLQRYTRQLEHPGGVLQPPTVTEGTATGFGVALQALPFAVAHAGPVTLRAQGGWSGYRSGLEDTDLTRHVALAGIELTGRPTGSVLVGASARRYWADDTEYTLAGGSLMWAHPSVTLWATAGRWLEPADHPLSWSAGAQVPVGRRLELALQARDDSFDPLYASAPRRSWTLGVRVRLGDVPSTAAPVPASYERGVATIALPASSARGVPRIAGDFTDWQPVPMTRDGDTWSYQAALAPGVYEYAFVDGNGTWFVPPSTPGRRDDGMGGFVALLVVGGES
- a CDS encoding LytTR family DNA-binding domain-containing protein, which gives rise to MPQPIRVLIVDDEPLARARIAELLAEQPDVEVVGEATNGDGAIEEIRELDPDLVFLDVHMPGRSGLDVVREIGPDQMPHTIFVTAYDQYALAAFDIAAVDYLVKPFDDERFEQAFQRARRIVQLEQVGQLADRLRSVLDHGTSAERRAPRPAGGSTYLERVAVESRGQLRIVPVEKIEFIAAKGPYVTLHTSDGRFAVRERMQALEERLDPDVFFRIHRSTIVRLDHIDTLRRAGGGDYTVRLTSGIELKVSRTRVEELESRLTGR